Proteins encoded in a region of the Bradyrhizobium sp. CB3481 genome:
- a CDS encoding IS110 family transposase — MDVHRTFGEVVFWEDGRLRHAGRIDMTRTALEGFGKTLLASDEVVVEATANSMAASRVLAPFVARVIIANPLQVKAIAQAHVKTDKIDAGTLASLQAAGYLPQIWTPDAETERKRRLVARRYQVVRHRTRLKNEVHSILHAHLLPKCPHADLFNARGRAWLAAQQLPDDERAAIDRHVRELDRLAEDLALLDREIAQDAIDDSAVNRLMTITGVNLAVAAGIVAAIGDISRFNSPQKLVSYFGLNPRVRQSGLGAAHHGRISKIGRSHARAMLVEAAWAAAKAPGPLHAFFVRIRARRGHQIAAVAVARKLTVLCWHTKGEDYLWAGPSLVANKTRAMQLQAGHPQQKGSRRGPAYAYNIKALRDREMLIAARAEQSYERLVTQWKPRRPKTGARAPQLGRTK, encoded by the coding sequence ATTGATGTCCACCGAACCTTCGGGGAGGTGGTGTTTTGGGAAGACGGCAGGCTCCGACATGCGGGCCGCATTGATATGACGCGGACTGCGTTGGAGGGATTTGGCAAGACCCTGCTGGCCAGTGATGAGGTGGTGGTCGAAGCGACCGCCAACAGCATGGCGGCCTCGCGAGTGCTGGCGCCGTTCGTGGCACGGGTGATTATCGCCAATCCGCTGCAGGTGAAGGCGATCGCCCAGGCTCACGTCAAGACCGACAAGATCGATGCCGGCACGCTCGCCAGTCTGCAGGCGGCCGGGTACCTGCCGCAGATCTGGACACCTGATGCGGAGACTGAACGCAAGCGTAGGCTGGTGGCGCGGCGCTACCAGGTCGTGCGGCACCGTACGCGGCTCAAGAACGAGGTGCATTCGATCCTGCACGCGCACCTGCTCCCGAAGTGCCCGCACGCCGATTTGTTCAACGCTCGCGGCCGGGCGTGGTTGGCCGCTCAACAGCTGCCAGACGATGAGCGCGCGGCGATCGATCGGCACGTCCGTGAGCTTGACCGGCTGGCGGAAGACCTGGCCCTGCTCGACCGCGAGATCGCGCAGGACGCCATCGACGATTCCGCGGTCAACCGATTGATGACGATCACCGGCGTGAATCTGGCGGTCGCCGCCGGCATCGTGGCGGCGATCGGCGACATCAGCCGGTTCAACAGCCCGCAGAAGCTGGTGAGCTATTTCGGGCTGAATCCGCGGGTGCGGCAGTCCGGGCTGGGAGCCGCCCACCACGGCCGCATCAGCAAGATCGGCCGCAGTCATGCGCGTGCCATGCTGGTTGAGGCGGCTTGGGCCGCGGCAAAGGCGCCCGGTCCACTGCATGCGTTTTTCGTTCGCATCCGCGCCCGACGCGGCCATCAGATTGCCGCGGTCGCCGTGGCTCGCAAGCTCACGGTGCTCTGCTGGCATACGAAGGGCGAGGATTACCTGTGGGCGGGCCCATCGCTGGTCGCCAACAAGACCCGCGCGATGCAGCTTCAAGCCGGGCATCCACAACAGAAAGGCAGCCGGCGCGGGCCAGCCTATGCCTACAACATCAAGGCGCTGCGCGACCGCGAGATGTTGATTGCCGCCCGGGCAGAGCAAAGCTACGAGCGCTTGGTGACGCAATGGAAACCACGGCGGCCAAAAACCGGCGCGCGGGCGCCTCAGCTCGGCAGGACAAAATAG
- a CDS encoding Ulp1 family isopeptidase — protein sequence MRMPQSDREASWFSSARHSVDLPGAHLVGAEELSSDGHSGSSRDTSPLERRPAIQINDCKKRGLLSRMGSGIAKALGVSRGKESSYGSVSQVVSSELRMDFVISAPAVSAEDEALLVRLRAALPYPRKTINNYMWALRGFCRWLQLPPRNMTLQGLLDDRARLNTVAKEYAKSCPRIFPSALQAFLSFEDGRRPLSEEDVALLQSFSEVLPKKAVAQQTSDLRRFCRWLQREPRRLTLQSLLDDPVRLRAYLKDFVDNGPGDHNSLSAVEALWKFHCGMPIGRRKRRDVAAEHAMTLSDPRPQLADKAVPARSADAYPGIISLVDLPSSPEERGGDASLDVRSGPPPLGAEEWLSDRHIWADYGLMEQELQRRNPDLAARTRFADPLTVLQLRSRSTQTVAFHRIVNGPNDNDTADFLLLSLNDAPVEGPNRGGGTHWSLLFVDRRDRLMPVAYHYDSYGGYNNRHAAELAKELGARLEFRRMAQQQNTYDCGVYLVDGTRELVRQLAQGYEPAAIDLENFPVSRENLQLRLSTARRVGRAEDAAARSGPSTTGVDPTEFWRDVDRAGQPSGDSWTTAKFWAPPVQSPAPSVNQPESFNSEQFWRDVDRAGQPSGDSWTTANFWAPPVQSPAPSVNQPESFNSEQFWRDVDRAGQPSGDSWTTANFWAPPVQSPAPSVNQPESFNSEQFWRDVDRAGQPSGDSWTTANFWAPPVQSPAPSVNQPSPPAWNQDLGASIFGPTYSAPTDLGQFVPPGWQHGNQQAPEDLMRGMHWYGMLPSAQRAETSIRILGVPYRAMLGPSGRQNDVLLFLN from the coding sequence ATGCGGATGCCCCAATCGGACCGGGAGGCGAGTTGGTTCAGCAGCGCTCGCCACAGCGTGGACCTTCCTGGTGCTCACCTCGTTGGAGCAGAGGAGTTGAGCTCTGACGGGCATTCCGGCAGCTCGCGCGACACTTCGCCGCTCGAGAGGCGGCCCGCAATCCAGATCAACGATTGCAAAAAGCGTGGACTATTGTCGCGCATGGGATCAGGGATTGCCAAGGCGCTCGGGGTAAGTCGTGGCAAAGAATCCTCCTACGGTTCGGTGTCGCAGGTGGTGAGTTCAGAGCTTCGCATGGATTTTGTCATCAGCGCTCCCGCGGTATCCGCCGAAGATGAGGCCCTCCTTGTCCGCCTCCGGGCAGCGCTGCCATATCCGCGCAAAACCATTAACAACTACATGTGGGCGTTGCGCGGCTTCTGCCGTTGGCTTCAGCTTCCGCCCAGAAATATGACGCTGCAGGGCCTGCTTGATGATCGTGCTCGATTGAATACCGTTGCGAAGGAGTATGCGAAGAGTTGCCCCAGGATTTTTCCTTCTGCATTGCAGGCATTTCTGAGTTTCGAGGACGGCAGGCGGCCCCTGTCTGAGGAAGACGTAGCCCTGCTTCAGAGCTTTTCCGAGGTCCTGCCCAAGAAAGCCGTTGCTCAGCAGACGTCCGATTTGCGCCGCTTCTGCCGTTGGCTTCAGCGTGAACCCAGAAGGTTGACACTGCAGAGCCTGCTTGATGATCCTGTTCGATTGAGGGCTTATTTAAAAGATTTTGTTGACAACGGGCCTGGCGATCACAATTCGCTTTCCGCAGTGGAAGCATTATGGAAGTTCCACTGCGGAATGCCGATTGGGCGGCGCAAGCGGCGCGACGTGGCTGCCGAACATGCGATGACTTTGAGCGATCCCCGCCCGCAGCTGGCCGACAAGGCCGTGCCTGCTCGGTCGGCAGACGCCTACCCTGGCATTATCTCTCTGGTTGATCTACCGTCCTCACCTGAGGAGCGGGGTGGTGATGCTTCGCTCGATGTTCGCAGCGGGCCGCCGCCTCTCGGCGCCGAGGAGTGGCTGAGCGATCGACACATCTGGGCGGATTACGGCCTCATGGAGCAGGAGTTGCAGAGGCGCAATCCGGATCTGGCCGCGCGGACGCGGTTCGCGGATCCCCTCACGGTTCTTCAGCTGCGCTCGCGCTCTACCCAGACTGTCGCATTCCATCGCATTGTCAATGGTCCGAACGACAACGATACCGCCGACTTCCTGTTGCTGTCATTGAACGATGCCCCTGTTGAGGGCCCTAATCGCGGCGGCGGCACCCATTGGTCGCTGCTGTTCGTTGATCGCCGCGATCGGCTCATGCCGGTTGCCTATCACTACGACTCCTACGGGGGATACAACAACCGACATGCAGCAGAGCTCGCAAAAGAGCTGGGCGCTCGCCTCGAATTTCGCAGGATGGCTCAGCAGCAGAACACTTATGATTGCGGCGTCTACCTGGTGGATGGCACGCGGGAGCTGGTCAGACAATTGGCGCAAGGGTACGAGCCAGCCGCGATAGACCTCGAAAACTTCCCCGTCAGTCGGGAGAACCTCCAACTGCGATTGAGCACCGCTCGCCGTGTTGGGCGCGCGGAGGATGCAGCGGCTCGATCGGGTCCCTCAACAACTGGCGTCGATCCGACGGAGTTTTGGCGAGATGTGGATCGAGCCGGTCAGCCTTCTGGCGATAGTTGGACTACAGCGAAGTTTTGGGCTCCGCCCGTCCAATCGCCAGCGCCAAGCGTCAACCAGCCAGAAAGCTTCAATTCGGAGCAGTTTTGGCGAGATGTGGATCGAGCCGGTCAGCCTTCTGGCGATAGTTGGACTACAGCGAACTTTTGGGCTCCGCCCGTCCAATCGCCAGCGCCAAGCGTCAACCAGCCAGAAAGCTTCAATTCGGAGCAGTTTTGGCGAGATGTGGATCGAGCCGGTCAGCCTTCTGGCGATAGTTGGACTACAGCGAACTTTTGGGCTCCGCCCGTCCAATCGCCAGCGCCAAGCGTCAACCAGCCAGAAAGCTTCAATTCGGAGCAGTTTTGGCGAGATGTGGATCGAGCCGGTCAGCCTTCTGGCGATAGTTGGACTACAGCGAACTTTTGGGCTCCGCCCGTCCAATCGCCAGCGCCAAGCGTCAACCAGCCAAGCCCACCAGCGTGGAATCAAGATCTCGGCGCCTCGATCTTTGGCCCGACATACTCTGCGCCGACGGACTTAGGACAATTCGTCCCTCCGGGCTGGCAACACGGCAACCAACAAGCGCCGGAGGACCTCATGCGAGGAATGCATTGGTACGGTATGCTGCCGAGCGCGCAGCGAGCCGAGACAAGCATCCGCATCCTTGGCGTGCCCTACAGGGCCATGTTGGGACCCTCAGGCCGGCAGAACGACGTTCTCCTCTTCCTCAATTGA
- a CDS encoding IS4 family transposase: MGDRESDIYELFCLAEEVGTHFLVRTCVDRLAGDGNYTIADEMDEVTVKGLHRINLKDDKGDPDEALLEIRFRKLRILPPIGKQKKYPALTLTVIHAQERGTPKRRKKIEWKLLTDLPVQSRKDAIEKIEWYALRWKVEVFHKILKLGCKAEDSKLRTAERLVNLIAVYCIVSWRVFWMTMLNRSSPNAAPQTALNDLEIRLLDHW; this comes from the coding sequence ATTGGTGATCGCGAGAGCGACATCTATGAGCTGTTTTGCCTGGCCGAGGAGGTTGGAACGCATTTCCTGGTGCGAACCTGTGTTGATCGGCTTGCGGGGGACGGCAATTATACAATTGCCGACGAAATGGACGAGGTTACGGTCAAAGGCCTACATCGGATCAACCTCAAGGACGACAAAGGCGATCCGGATGAAGCGCTGCTCGAAATTCGTTTCCGCAAGCTTCGAATTCTGCCGCCGATCGGCAAGCAGAAGAAATATCCCGCACTCACTCTGACCGTGATCCATGCTCAAGAGCGGGGGACGCCGAAGCGGCGAAAGAAGATCGAGTGGAAGCTCCTCACCGACCTCCCGGTCCAATCGCGCAAGGACGCCATCGAGAAGATCGAATGGTACGCGTTGAGGTGGAAGGTCGAAGTCTTCCATAAGATCCTCAAATTGGGCTGCAAGGCGGAGGATTCTAAATTGCGAACCGCTGAGCGTTTGGTCAATCTGATCGCAGTTTACTGCATTGTGAGTTGGCGCGTCTTCTGGATGACGATGCTCAATCGTTCCTCGCCGAATGCCGCACCGCAGACGGCGCTGAATGATCTCGAAATCAGGCTCCTTGATCATTGGTGA
- a CDS encoding transposase: MTRGVETWVDREAAGCEFKDERLGRRFCKLLAQVGSDMGQSIPLVCQDWANTKAGYRFFSNERVNEADILWGHFEATRRRATATEGPILILHNATEFSFKREKPDLIGFTGKTAGRTQRGILMHSSLAVTTEGLPFGLAASSSGHTRSSRGRRR; the protein is encoded by the coding sequence GTGACCCGCGGGGTCGAGACGTGGGTTGATCGGGAAGCTGCAGGATGCGAGTTTAAGGATGAGCGGCTTGGCCGGCGGTTCTGCAAATTGCTCGCACAAGTCGGGAGCGACATGGGGCAGAGCATCCCGCTGGTTTGTCAGGACTGGGCCAACACGAAGGCGGGCTATCGCTTCTTCTCCAACGAACGGGTCAACGAGGCGGATATTCTTTGGGGTCATTTCGAGGCGACGCGCAGGCGCGCAACGGCGACCGAGGGACCGATCCTCATCCTCCATAACGCGACGGAGTTCAGCTTCAAGCGCGAGAAGCCAGATCTGATTGGCTTTACCGGTAAGACGGCAGGGCGCACGCAGCGCGGCATCCTGATGCATTCGAGCCTCGCCGTGACGACCGAGGGGCTTCCCTTCGGACTGGCGGCATCAAGTTCTGGACACACAAGAAGTTCAAGGGGACGACGGCGCTGA
- a CDS encoding DUF5372 family protein — translation MRITHPFHPLCGRKFELICRRRHWGEDRVVYEGQNGRLCTIASAWTDIDPPDEFRLIAAGRAAFCAVDLLALCDALDQLAESMGTRDA, via the coding sequence GTGCGGATCACGCATCCCTTCCATCCGCTTTGCGGTCGCAAGTTCGAGCTGATCTGTCGGCGCCGTCATTGGGGCGAAGACCGGGTGGTCTATGAGGGTCAGAACGGTCGACTTTGCACGATCGCGAGCGCATGGACCGATATCGATCCACCCGATGAGTTCCGGCTGATCGCTGCGGGTAGAGCAGCCTTTTGCGCGGTTGACCTGTTGGCGCTTTGTGACGCGCTGGATCAACTCGCGGAGAGCATGGGCACCCGCGATGCGTAA
- a CDS encoding helix-turn-helix domain-containing protein, whose translation MARAKKRDSKSEALAQDGVLNSNPEAVRDPSFVSNPFFDAKDLVQVRYEMVRRHQVDGIAISEAAETFGVTRPTFYKAQSALQTSGLAGLLPNRRGPKGGHKVSAEVVAFVAALKAARPELTTSHCLDAIEARFGVKVHRRSLERALARKKRLNPA comes from the coding sequence ATGGCCAGGGCGAAGAAGCGGGATTCGAAGAGCGAGGCGCTGGCGCAAGACGGCGTCCTCAATTCAAATCCGGAAGCTGTCCGCGACCCCTCGTTCGTCAGCAACCCATTCTTCGATGCGAAGGACCTGGTGCAGGTGCGCTACGAGATGGTGCGACGTCACCAGGTCGACGGCATTGCGATCAGCGAGGCCGCCGAGACATTCGGCGTGACGCGCCCGACCTTCTACAAGGCGCAGAGCGCCCTGCAAACCTCCGGGCTTGCCGGCCTGTTGCCGAACCGGCGAGGCCCCAAAGGCGGCCACAAGGTCTCCGCCGAGGTCGTTGCGTTCGTCGCAGCTCTCAAAGCTGCAAGACCCGAACTGACGACGTCGCACTGCCTAGATGCGATCGAGGCGCGGTTCGGCGTCAAGGTGCACCGACGCAGCCTGGAGCGGGCGCTGGCGCGCAAAAAACGACTCAATCCAGCTTGA
- a CDS encoding recombinase family protein, with amino-acid sequence MPELKVTADHLKRDAYLYVRQSTLRQVAEHGESTERQYGLRDRAVVAGWPVERVHVIDRDLGKSGSSTTARDGFQQLVSEVALGKAGIVMGLEVSRLARNSADWHRLIELCALTATLILDEDGIYDPASFNDRLLLGLKGTMSEAELHILKARMRGGQLNKARRGELEMCPPVGLVYRNDRTIGLDPDLQVQNAIRLVFDAFEQTGSAMQTVRFFREQGLLFPRRLRTGPNKGDLLWAAPHHARVLQVLHNPRYAGAFAYGRTRIRHRPDGGTSVVKVARADWQFVMPGMHQGYIDWERFEANQRRLADNARAFGGERRSGPAREGPALLQGRVVCGLCGERMGVRYSQEHGSTVPTYLCQANAVRRAGWTCQTVPGKIVDAGIADLMIELMTPMTLAVTLEVQRELETRAAETDAARRQHVERMRYEAELARRRYMKVDPDNRLVADSLEAEWNDKLRRHAHAAEDYKRRSKQQAAALSAEAQRRILDLAEQLPRIWQDPRVESRERKRIVRLLIDDVTLIKSQTITAHVRLSGGATRTLVLDRPLPIAQIRKFKPELVAEVDRLLDHHCDREVAEILNKHGWRTWEAKAFNLKKVAFIRCAYKLASRYERLRRRGMLTTREIATKFCVSETAVHTWGRQGLISKCYTDSLNRGLWEIPPGMTIRKGCGGRGARPAQLTASPRHHRNEVQYEALALSLGRRGRAGKIAVP; translated from the coding sequence ATGCCTGAGCTTAAAGTCACTGCCGACCATCTCAAGCGCGACGCTTACCTCTATGTCCGCCAATCGACCCTTCGCCAGGTCGCCGAGCACGGCGAGAGCACCGAGCGCCAATATGGGTTGCGGGATCGAGCAGTTGTGGCCGGCTGGCCGGTCGAGCGCGTTCACGTCATCGATCGCGATCTCGGCAAGTCCGGATCAAGTACGACAGCACGCGATGGCTTCCAGCAACTGGTGAGCGAGGTGGCGCTCGGCAAGGCTGGTATTGTCATGGGGCTGGAGGTCTCGCGCCTTGCGCGCAACTCGGCCGACTGGCACCGGCTCATCGAACTTTGCGCATTGACGGCGACGCTCATCCTTGACGAAGACGGTATCTACGATCCAGCCAGCTTCAACGATCGCCTCTTGCTCGGCCTCAAAGGTACGATGAGCGAGGCCGAGCTGCACATCCTTAAAGCACGCATGCGTGGTGGTCAGCTCAACAAGGCCCGTCGCGGCGAGCTCGAGATGTGCCCTCCGGTTGGGCTGGTTTACCGGAACGATCGAACGATCGGCCTCGATCCCGACCTCCAGGTGCAGAACGCAATCCGTCTCGTGTTCGATGCCTTCGAGCAGACCGGAAGTGCGATGCAGACAGTCCGCTTCTTCCGGGAGCAAGGTTTGCTGTTCCCGCGACGACTCCGGACAGGACCGAACAAGGGTGATCTCCTGTGGGCGGCGCCGCACCATGCGCGCGTTCTGCAGGTGCTCCACAATCCGCGCTACGCCGGCGCTTTTGCGTATGGCCGAACGCGTATACGGCACCGGCCCGATGGTGGCACCAGTGTCGTCAAGGTTGCCAGGGCCGATTGGCAGTTCGTTATGCCGGGGATGCACCAGGGCTACATCGACTGGGAACGCTTCGAGGCCAACCAGCGGCGGCTCGCCGACAACGCTCGTGCCTTCGGTGGCGAGCGGCGGTCGGGACCGGCGCGCGAGGGACCGGCGCTTCTCCAAGGTCGCGTGGTCTGTGGCCTGTGTGGCGAACGCATGGGTGTGCGCTACAGCCAGGAGCACGGCAGCACCGTCCCAACCTATCTGTGCCAGGCGAACGCGGTACGCCGCGCGGGATGGACCTGCCAAACGGTTCCCGGGAAGATCGTCGATGCGGGGATCGCAGACCTGATGATCGAGCTGATGACGCCGATGACGCTGGCCGTCACCCTCGAGGTGCAGCGCGAGCTCGAGACGCGCGCCGCAGAGACCGATGCAGCGCGTCGCCAGCATGTCGAGCGGATGCGCTATGAAGCCGAGCTTGCGCGTCGACGCTACATGAAGGTCGATCCCGACAACCGACTCGTCGCCGATTCACTCGAGGCCGAATGGAACGACAAGCTGCGCCGCCATGCCCATGCCGCCGAAGACTACAAGCGCCGAAGCAAACAGCAGGCTGCGGCACTCAGCGCAGAAGCCCAGCGACGCATCCTTGACCTCGCCGAGCAGCTTCCGCGGATCTGGCAAGATCCGCGAGTTGAGTCCCGCGAGCGCAAGCGCATCGTGCGTCTGCTCATCGACGACGTAACCTTAATCAAGTCGCAAACTATCACGGCCCATGTGCGCCTGTCCGGCGGCGCCACGCGTACCTTGGTGCTCGACCGGCCGCTACCCATCGCCCAGATCCGCAAGTTCAAACCTGAACTCGTCGCCGAGGTTGATCGTCTTCTTGATCATCATTGCGATCGCGAAGTCGCCGAGATTCTCAATAAGCACGGATGGCGTACATGGGAGGCAAAGGCGTTCAATCTGAAGAAGGTTGCCTTCATTCGCTGCGCCTACAAACTTGCGAGCCGATATGAGCGGCTGCGTCGGCGTGGTATGCTCACGACGCGCGAGATCGCCACCAAGTTCTGCGTCTCCGAGACAGCCGTACACACGTGGGGTCGCCAGGGGCTCATCTCAAAATGCTATACCGACAGCCTGAACCGTGGCCTGTGGGAGATCCCTCCTGGCATGACGATCCGCAAGGGCTGCGGTGGGCGCGGCGCGCGCCCGGCGCAACTCACCGCATCACCGCGCCATCACAGGAATGAGGTGCAGTATGAAGCGCTCGCCTTATCTCTCGGGCGACGCGGCCGTGCCGGCAAAATCGCCGTGCCGTAA
- a CDS encoding recombinase family protein produces MSKITPEHLARHAVVYIRQSTADQVINNRESQRRQYGLADRARQLGWSEVVVIDDDLGRSGGGTARPGFEKLLAAICEGRVGAVVSIEASRLARNGRDWHTLLEFCGLIGTLIVDEDGVYDPRHPNDRLLLGMKGTMSEMELSIFRQRSLEALKQKARRGELFLNVAIGYLKVSHDRIEKDPDRRIQEALVLVFTKFAEMQTLRQVHLWLRQERITLPAVGHGPEGRHVEWKLPVYNTIHHILTNPAYAGAYVFGRSGSRVTIEAGRKRIVRGFRRERNDWEVLIKDHHEGYITWAEFERNQRLITDNANGKSFMNRGSVRRGEGLLAGLLRCGHCGRKLHVAYSGTHSTVGRYHCRGSQINHGGDPCISFGGLRADRAISAEVIARLQPLGVQAALAAMEARGREHADKLRQLELTLEQARYEATRAHRRYEAVDPDNRLVAGELERRWNERLVAVRELEGERETLLATPEMTLSDIDRDRLLALGADLERAWESPGATAATRKRIIRSLIHEIVVRIHDEVLDLIVHWHGGDHTALQVRKNRTGEHRWSTAADVVDLVRVLARQMPDSTIAAVLNRASKSTGRGNSWTRVRVRSLRNQHAIAAYREGERAERGEVTLDEAATALKVSPSTVRRLIEEQSLPAQQLCKGAPWMIKAVDLEHPDVKRAAHARRFRRPSSGDPGQKELQL; encoded by the coding sequence ATGAGCAAGATCACGCCTGAGCACCTTGCTCGCCACGCCGTCGTCTACATTCGTCAGTCGACGGCCGACCAGGTTATCAACAACCGCGAGAGCCAGCGCCGCCAGTACGGCTTGGCCGACCGTGCGCGGCAGCTGGGCTGGAGCGAGGTGGTCGTAATCGACGACGATCTCGGTCGCTCGGGTGGCGGCACCGCGCGTCCCGGGTTCGAGAAGCTGCTCGCCGCCATTTGCGAAGGGCGAGTTGGCGCTGTGGTCTCGATTGAGGCCTCTCGGCTGGCCCGCAACGGCAGGGATTGGCATACGCTCCTGGAGTTCTGCGGGCTCATTGGAACACTGATCGTCGATGAGGATGGCGTCTACGATCCGCGCCACCCCAACGATCGCCTTCTGCTCGGCATGAAGGGCACGATGAGCGAGATGGAGCTGTCTATCTTTCGGCAACGCTCGCTTGAAGCCTTGAAGCAGAAGGCACGTAGGGGTGAGCTCTTCCTCAACGTCGCCATCGGCTATCTCAAGGTCTCCCACGATCGGATCGAGAAGGACCCTGATCGGCGCATTCAGGAGGCGCTCGTACTCGTGTTCACCAAGTTTGCCGAGATGCAGACACTGCGCCAGGTCCACCTCTGGTTACGGCAGGAGCGAATCACTTTGCCCGCGGTCGGCCATGGCCCCGAGGGCCGCCACGTCGAATGGAAGTTACCAGTATACAATACGATCCACCACATCCTGACCAATCCCGCCTATGCTGGCGCCTATGTCTTCGGGCGCTCGGGCAGTCGGGTGACGATCGAGGCCGGCCGCAAGAGGATCGTGCGGGGCTTCCGGCGCGAGCGCAACGACTGGGAGGTTTTGATCAAGGACCACCATGAGGGCTACATTACGTGGGCGGAGTTCGAGAGGAATCAGCGCCTGATCACCGACAACGCCAACGGAAAAAGCTTCATGAATCGTGGCTCGGTCCGCCGCGGCGAAGGCCTTCTCGCGGGGCTTCTTCGTTGCGGCCACTGCGGCCGCAAACTTCACGTTGCCTACAGCGGCACGCACAGTACTGTCGGGCGCTATCATTGCCGCGGTAGCCAGATCAACCATGGTGGAGACCCGTGCATCTCATTCGGCGGTCTGCGCGCGGATCGCGCGATCAGCGCGGAGGTCATCGCGCGGCTGCAGCCGCTGGGTGTACAGGCGGCACTGGCGGCCATGGAAGCGCGCGGGCGTGAACACGCCGACAAGCTGCGTCAGCTCGAGTTGACTCTGGAGCAGGCACGCTACGAGGCAACTCGCGCTCATCGGCGATACGAGGCTGTCGATCCGGACAATCGCCTTGTTGCCGGCGAGCTGGAGCGGCGCTGGAACGAACGCCTGGTCGCTGTCCGCGAGCTTGAGGGCGAGCGCGAGACGTTGTTGGCTACGCCGGAGATGACGTTGAGCGACATCGATCGCGATCGGTTACTTGCGCTTGGTGCCGATCTCGAGAGAGCTTGGGAAAGTCCGGGTGCAACAGCTGCGACGCGCAAGAGGATCATCCGAAGCTTGATCCATGAGATCGTTGTGCGCATCCACGACGAGGTGCTGGACTTGATTGTCCACTGGCATGGTGGCGATCACACGGCATTGCAGGTGAGGAAGAACCGCACCGGCGAGCACCGCTGGAGCACCGCAGCAGATGTGGTCGATCTCGTTCGTGTCCTCGCGCGTCAGATGCCCGATAGCACCATCGCCGCGGTTCTCAACCGCGCCAGTAAGTCGACGGGGCGGGGCAACAGTTGGACCCGTGTCCGCGTTCGCAGCCTGCGCAATCAACACGCCATTGCGGCCTACCGAGAGGGCGAGCGCGCCGAGCGTGGAGAGGTCACTTTGGACGAAGCTGCAACTGCGTTGAAAGTCAGTCCTTCGACGGTTCGCCGTCTGATCGAAGAACAGAGCTTGCCTGCCCAGCAGCTGTGCAAAGGCGCACCGTGGATGATCAAAGCGGTTGATCTGGAACATCCCGATGTCAAGCGCGCCGCGCATGCGCGGCGGTTCCGGCGGCCATCGTCTGGCGATCCGGGTCAAAAAGAACTTCAACTCTAA